In Oryza brachyantha chromosome 2, ObraRS2, whole genome shotgun sequence, a single window of DNA contains:
- the LOC121053507 gene encoding (R)-mandelonitrile beta-glucosyltransferase-like: MSSSSAAAAPAPAHAVFFPFPVQGHVALALHLAKLLHARDGVRVTFVHSERNRRRVLRSRGATALDGAPGFRFAAVPDGLPLDGDADAPPGMLPLLVAIRSTVPHFKNVLDDAAASGDPATCVVSDMDHILLAARDMGLPTVVPWVPSACGLLSSLHYQQLIDRGLLPLKDAEQLSNGHLDSTVVDWVPGLPADMRLRDFGSFIRTTDPDDAVLAMYVSYMECLRTTPSAVVLNTFDELEGEVVAALSRLLPPVYTVGPIPRLAAAHVAGRGPVDALGASLWPEDSRCLEWLRGKLPRSVLYVNFGSIVVVTREQLVELAWGLAASGHQFLWVIRDDQAKNGGGGDPADMFPPEVGESIEHRAEVGESIEREAVARMVREVMGEDRGKEMRRRAMEWKEKAAMAVAPGGSSWVNLEKLVKEMFLSTD, encoded by the exons atgtcgtcgtcgtcggcggcggcggcgccagcgccAGCCCACGCCGTGTTCTTCCCGTTCCCGGTGCAGGGCCACGTCGCTCTGGCGCTGCACCTGGCTAAGCTCCTCCACGCCAGGGACGGCGTCCGCGTCACCTTCGTCCACTCCGagcgcaaccgccgccgcgtgctccGCTCGCGCGGCGCCACCGCGCTCGACGGCGCCCCGGGGTTCCGCTTCGCCGCCGTTCCCGACGGCCTGCCGTTAGACGGGGACGCCGACGCTCCCCCCGGCATGCTCCCCCTGCTCGTCGCCATAAGGTCAACCGTGCCGCACTTCAAGAACGTgctcgacgacgccgccgcctccggtgaCCCGGCCACCTGCGTCGTCTCCGACATGGACCACATCTTGCTCGCCGCCAGGGACATGGGCCTTCCGACGGTGGTGCCCTGGGTGCCCAGCGCCTGCGGCCTCCTGTCGTCCCTGCACTACCAGCAGCTCATCGACCGAGGCCTTCTTCCTCTCAAAG ATGCTGAGCAGCTGAGCAATGGCCACCTCGACAGCACGGTGGTCGACTGGGTGCCGGGGTTGCCGGCGGACATGCGCCTGCGCGACTTCGGCAGCTTCATCCGCACGACGGACCCCGACGACGCCGTGCTTGCCATGTACGTGTCCTACATGGAGTGCCTCCGGACCACGCCGTCCGCCGTCGTCCTCAACACGTTCGACGAGCTGGAAGgcgaggtcgtcgccgccctgtCGCGCCTCCTGCCGCCGGTCTACACGGTCGGGCCGATCccgcggctcgccgccgcgcacgtCGCCGGACGCGGCCCGGTCGACGCGCTGGGGGCGAGCCTCTGGCCGGAGGACAGCCGCTGCCTCGAGTGGCTCCGGGGCAAGCTGCCTCGCTCCGTCCTGTACGTCAACTTCGGCAGCATCGTCGTCGTGACGAGGGAGCAGCTAGTGGAGCTCGCGTGGGGCCTCGCCGCAAGCGGCCACCAGTTTCTCTGGGTGATTCGAGACGACCAAGCcaagaacggcggcggcggcgacccagccGACATGTTCCCGCCGGAGGTCGGCGAGAGCATAGAGCATAGAGCGGAGGTCGGCGAGAGCATAGAGCGGGAAGCGGTGGCGAGGATGGTGAGGGAGGTGATGGGAGAAGATCGTGGGAAGGAGATGAGGCGGCGCGCCATGGAGTGGAAGGAgaaggcggccatggcggtaG